In one Bradyrhizobium sp. 4 genomic region, the following are encoded:
- a CDS encoding ABC transporter substrate-binding protein, whose protein sequence is MSPSHLRRALTAGLMAAFVSVVPARAETLDKVMFGTNWVAEAEHGGFFQAVADGTYKKYGLDVTIVPGGPNENNRMLLIAGKIDFFMAANTLMSFDAVANNVPVVTIAAVFQKDPQVMLTQPDAKVAKIEDLKPLTLFVSKEGMTSYFQWLKSEYGFSEKNVRPYNFNPQPFIANPKSAMQGYVTSEPFAVEKAAGFKPNVLLLADYGFNTYSTLIESRRDVVEKKPDLVQRFVDASMVGWYNYIYRDNSAGNAMIKKLNPEMTDELLAYSVAKMKEYGIVDSGDSLKNGIGAMSDERYTSFFNKMVKAGVVKADLDFRKSYTLRFVNKGVGAELRPSKP, encoded by the coding sequence ATGAGCCCCTCTCATCTGCGGCGAGCCTTAACGGCGGGTCTGATGGCCGCTTTCGTCTCGGTCGTTCCGGCGCGCGCCGAAACCCTGGACAAGGTCATGTTCGGCACCAATTGGGTCGCCGAGGCCGAGCATGGTGGCTTCTTCCAGGCGGTCGCCGACGGCACCTACAAGAAATATGGGCTGGACGTCACCATCGTCCCCGGCGGGCCCAACGAGAACAACCGGATGCTGCTGATCGCCGGCAAGATCGATTTCTTCATGGCAGCGAACACGCTGATGTCGTTCGACGCGGTCGCCAACAACGTCCCGGTCGTCACGATCGCCGCGGTGTTCCAGAAGGATCCGCAGGTGATGCTGACGCAGCCCGATGCCAAGGTCGCCAAGATCGAGGACCTCAAGCCGCTGACGCTGTTCGTCTCCAAGGAGGGCATGACCAGCTATTTCCAGTGGCTGAAATCCGAATACGGTTTCAGCGAGAAGAACGTTCGCCCCTATAATTTCAATCCGCAGCCCTTCATCGCCAATCCCAAGAGCGCGATGCAGGGTTACGTCACCTCCGAGCCCTTCGCGGTCGAGAAGGCCGCCGGCTTCAAGCCCAACGTGTTGCTGCTCGCCGATTACGGCTTCAACACCTATTCGACCCTGATCGAGAGCCGCCGCGACGTGGTCGAGAAGAAGCCCGACCTGGTGCAGCGCTTTGTCGATGCCTCCATGGTCGGCTGGTACAATTACATCTACCGCGACAATTCCGCGGGCAACGCCATGATCAAGAAGCTCAATCCGGAGATGACCGACGAGCTGCTCGCCTATTCCGTCGCCAAGATGAAGGAATACGGCATCGTCGATTCCGGCGATTCGCTGAAGAACGGCATCGGCGCGATGAGCGACGAGCGCTACACCTCCTTCTTCAACAAGATGGTGAAGGCAGGCGTCGTGAAGGCAGACCTCGATTTTCGCAAATCCTATACGCTGCGTTTCGTCAACAAGGGCGTCGGCGCCGAGCTGCGCCCGAGCAAGCCGTAG
- a CDS encoding ABC transporter ATP-binding protein, whose product MSSVQTLAGVETGLTALAVSLRGVTKTYDNGVLALGPLDLAVRKGEFISLLGPSGCGKSTALRLIAELSAPSSGIVRLARREGGAQSGHVQPGHIQPGHGIGFVFQEPTLMPWTSARENVRLPLKLAGVPKAESRARADQALASVGLADFADAFPRELSGGMKMRVSLARALVTDPDILLMDEPFAALDEITRFRLNDDLLALWRRLGKTVIFVTHSVFESVYLSQRVVVMTARPGRIQADFRIETVEPRGEEFRTSVAYSDYCRKVSAALAPSYAGQSTL is encoded by the coding sequence ATGTCATCAGTCCAAACGTTGGCGGGGGTCGAGACCGGCCTGACGGCCCTGGCTGTCAGCCTGCGCGGCGTGACGAAGACCTATGACAACGGCGTGCTGGCGCTCGGCCCGCTCGACCTTGCGGTGCGCAAGGGCGAGTTCATTTCGTTGCTGGGACCGTCAGGTTGCGGCAAATCCACCGCGCTGCGGCTGATTGCCGAGCTCAGCGCGCCATCGTCCGGAATCGTGCGGCTGGCGCGTCGCGAGGGTGGTGCGCAGTCAGGTCATGTTCAGCCAGGTCATATTCAACCAGGTCATGGCATCGGCTTCGTGTTTCAGGAGCCGACCCTGATGCCCTGGACCAGCGCGCGCGAGAACGTGCGGTTGCCGCTGAAGCTCGCAGGCGTTCCGAAGGCGGAATCGCGCGCGCGTGCCGATCAGGCGTTGGCCAGCGTCGGGCTTGCCGATTTTGCCGACGCCTTTCCGCGCGAGCTCTCCGGCGGCATGAAGATGCGGGTGTCGCTGGCGCGCGCGCTCGTCACCGACCCTGATATCCTCCTGATGGATGAGCCGTTCGCGGCGCTCGACGAAATCACGCGCTTCCGCCTCAACGACGATTTGCTCGCGCTGTGGCGCAGGCTCGGCAAGACCGTCATCTTCGTCACGCATTCGGTGTTCGAATCCGTCTATCTGTCGCAGCGCGTGGTGGTGATGACGGCGCGGCCGGGCCGCATCCAGGCCGACTTCCGCATCGAGACGGTCGAGCCGCGTGGCGAGGAGTTTCGCACTTCAGTCGCCTATTCCGATTATTGCCGGAAAGTGTCGGCGGCGCTGGCGCCGTCCTATGCAGGGCAGTCGACGCTATGA
- a CDS encoding 2-hydroxyacid dehydrogenase, with protein sequence MTTGSISSEKIDLLIYGPVRPILENGFSDHFVVHKAETRGDLERLTPAIREKIRGVAVTYHTVRADRDSLSQLPKIEMVASFGVGYDHVDAKYAAEHNIIVTNTPDVLTEEVADVAMGLLISTVREFIKADRYVRSGLWQTQNYPLSVGSLRDRKVGIVGMGRIGQAIARRLDASLVPVVYHTRNPSKDVSYKHYPDLIEMAKAVDTLMVIVPGGASTNKMINAEVLKALGPRGVLVNVARGSVIDEPALVQALKSGTILAAGLDVFAAEPNVPDELKTMQNVVLLPHIGSASVVTRNAMDQLVVDNLKSWFSGKAPLTPVAETPFKGR encoded by the coding sequence ATGACCACCGGTTCGATTTCGTCCGAAAAGATCGACCTTCTGATTTATGGGCCGGTCCGGCCGATCCTCGAGAACGGGTTTTCCGATCATTTCGTCGTGCACAAGGCGGAGACGCGGGGCGATCTCGAGCGGCTGACGCCGGCAATCCGCGAAAAGATCCGCGGCGTGGCGGTGACCTATCACACGGTGCGCGCCGACCGGGATTCGCTGTCGCAATTGCCCAAGATCGAGATGGTGGCGAGCTTCGGCGTCGGCTACGACCACGTCGACGCCAAATACGCCGCCGAGCACAACATCATCGTCACCAACACGCCCGACGTGCTGACCGAGGAGGTCGCCGACGTCGCGATGGGCCTTCTGATCTCCACGGTGCGTGAATTCATCAAGGCCGATCGTTATGTGCGCTCCGGTCTCTGGCAGACCCAGAACTATCCGCTCAGCGTCGGCTCGCTGCGCGATCGCAAGGTCGGCATCGTCGGCATGGGCCGGATCGGACAGGCGATCGCGCGCCGGCTGGATGCCTCGCTGGTGCCGGTGGTCTATCACACCCGCAATCCGTCCAAGGACGTCTCCTACAAGCACTACCCCGACCTGATCGAGATGGCGAAGGCGGTGGACACGTTGATGGTGATCGTGCCCGGTGGCGCCAGCACCAACAAGATGATCAATGCCGAGGTGCTGAAGGCGCTCGGCCCGCGCGGTGTGCTGGTCAACGTCGCGCGCGGCTCGGTGATCGACGAACCGGCGCTGGTCCAGGCGCTCAAGTCCGGCACCATCCTTGCGGCCGGTCTCGACGTGTTCGCGGCCGAACCGAACGTGCCGGACGAGCTTAAGACCATGCAGAACGTGGTGCTGCTGCCGCATATCGGCTCGGCCTCGGTGGTGACGCGCAACGCGATGGATCAGCTCGTGGTCGACAATCTCAAGTCCTGGTTCTCAGGCAAGGCGCCGTTGACGCCGGTTGCGGAAACGCCTTTTAAGGGGCGCTGA
- a CDS encoding ABC transporter permease, whose amino-acid sequence MNAQASVTAKPSGAQRAVRFALPVIVFAAGLLAWELVVRIKDIPPYVLPAPSVIFVTLIKDWSVLSQSLAATLLTTLEGFVAASIGGIALALLFNQSKWVEASLFPYAVVLQVTPVIAIAPLLLIYLEQQTAVVVCAFIVAFFPVLSNTTLGLNSVDRNLAGLFQLYGASPQETLRFLKLPAALPYILGGLRIAGGLSLIGAVVAEIAAGTAGAGSGLAYRIAESGYRLNIPRMFAALLLLSLAGIVIYGVLALVSHLVLRRWHESALGKDN is encoded by the coding sequence ATGAACGCGCAAGCTTCCGTCACTGCGAAGCCGTCCGGCGCGCAACGCGCGGTGCGCTTCGCGCTGCCCGTCATCGTGTTCGCGGCGGGCCTGCTCGCCTGGGAGCTCGTGGTTCGGATCAAGGACATCCCGCCTTACGTGCTGCCGGCGCCCTCCGTCATATTCGTGACACTGATCAAGGATTGGTCGGTGCTGTCACAGTCGCTCGCCGCGACGCTGCTGACCACGCTCGAAGGTTTTGTCGCGGCCAGCATCGGCGGCATCGCGCTGGCGCTGCTGTTCAACCAGTCCAAATGGGTGGAAGCATCGCTGTTCCCCTATGCCGTGGTGCTTCAGGTCACGCCTGTCATCGCGATCGCGCCGCTGCTGCTGATCTATCTGGAGCAGCAGACCGCGGTCGTGGTCTGCGCCTTCATCGTCGCCTTCTTCCCGGTGCTGTCGAACACCACGCTTGGGCTCAATTCAGTCGATCGCAACCTCGCCGGCCTGTTCCAGCTCTATGGCGCCTCGCCGCAGGAAACCCTGCGCTTTCTCAAGCTGCCGGCGGCGCTGCCTTACATTCTCGGCGGCCTGCGCATTGCCGGCGGCCTGTCGCTGATCGGTGCTGTCGTGGCCGAGATCGCGGCGGGAACGGCCGGGGCCGGCTCCGGGCTCGCCTACAGGATCGCGGAATCCGGCTACCGCTTGAACATACCCCGCATGTTCGCAGCGCTGCTGCTGTTGTCGCTGGCCGGGATTGTCATCTATGGGGTGCTGGCGCTAGTTTCCCATCTCGTTTTACGGCGCTGGCACGAGAGCGCGCTTGGAAAGGACAACTGA
- a CDS encoding AprI/Inh family metalloprotease inhibitor, with translation MRVLGVVAFTVSAYLAAIGLALAQDTTTLKKEMPGQWELSTTERSKTCVVTLKADAAAQGFKLELEPACKAALPFTKDIVAWSVRGLDIVRLQDSSGEAVIDFTEVEAGIFEGLRQGEGVYILQDLAAARSMAKSMDQMIGDWSIVRGNGQPVCGLTLTNTEAGPDNFQVFLKPKCDAAIAQFNPTQWRLERGQIILLSKAGEAWQFEADDNAQWRRVPDTADPLIMLRQ, from the coding sequence ATGAGAGTTCTTGGGGTCGTTGCATTCACCGTCTCGGCCTACTTGGCCGCGATCGGCCTTGCGTTGGCGCAGGATACGACGACCCTGAAGAAGGAAATGCCCGGGCAGTGGGAGCTCTCCACCACCGAGCGCAGCAAGACCTGCGTCGTCACGCTCAAGGCCGACGCTGCGGCTCAAGGCTTCAAGCTCGAGCTGGAGCCGGCCTGCAAGGCCGCGCTGCCCTTCACCAAGGATATCGTCGCCTGGAGCGTCAGGGGTCTCGACATCGTCCGCCTGCAGGATTCGAGCGGTGAAGCCGTGATCGACTTCACCGAGGTCGAGGCCGGCATCTTCGAGGGCCTGCGGCAGGGCGAGGGCGTCTACATCCTGCAAGACCTCGCCGCCGCCCGCTCGATGGCGAAGTCGATGGACCAGATGATCGGCGACTGGTCGATCGTGCGGGGCAACGGCCAGCCGGTCTGCGGGCTGACGTTGACCAACACCGAAGCCGGGCCGGACAATTTCCAGGTCTTCCTCAAGCCGAAATGCGATGCGGCCATTGCGCAGTTCAACCCGACGCAATGGCGGCTCGAGCGCGGCCAGATCATCCTGCTGTCGAAGGCCGGTGAGGCCTGGCAGTTCGAGGCCGACGACAACGCGCAATGGCGGCGCGTCCCCGATACCGCCGATCCCCTGATCATGCTGCGCCAGTAG